A single window of Granulicella mallensis MP5ACTX8 DNA harbors:
- a CDS encoding TIGR03435 family protein translates to MSKRFIRRQIYIPVFAVALLCAAANASAQGSPSPSTFTSKTANSEVKVPDYDVVSVKESKSAEYTMLSTYMSDGFRATNISLEVLIAYAYGIRQDLISGAPGWMSSTRFDLEAKVAGADVDAFNKLSPEQRQAMLQSLLVDRFKLKTHLETKVLPIYELVKEKGRFKIKEAQPSSPNFRGLGPGMFKGGAVTLQDLADGLSSSMQRTVLDKTGIAGKYDIDLKWNPGEGEAADVSADAGPTLFTALQEQLGLKLQPTKGPVETLVIDAVEKPSKN, encoded by the coding sequence ATGAGCAAACGGTTTATACGTAGGCAAATTTACATTCCAGTATTTGCGGTAGCACTGCTGTGCGCCGCCGCGAACGCATCGGCACAAGGCTCGCCCAGTCCATCCACCTTCACCTCGAAGACCGCGAACTCCGAGGTGAAGGTGCCGGATTATGATGTCGTTTCCGTCAAGGAAAGTAAGTCTGCCGAGTACACGATGCTGTCGACGTATATGTCCGATGGCTTTCGAGCAACGAATATTTCGTTGGAGGTACTCATTGCCTATGCCTATGGGATCAGACAGGATCTTATCTCTGGCGCTCCCGGCTGGATGAGTTCAACTCGCTTTGATCTCGAAGCCAAGGTCGCTGGCGCAGATGTAGATGCCTTCAATAAGTTGTCTCCAGAGCAGCGCCAGGCGATGCTTCAGTCTCTCCTTGTCGATCGTTTCAAGTTGAAGACCCACCTCGAAACAAAGGTGCTGCCTATCTATGAACTGGTAAAGGAAAAAGGCAGATTCAAGATCAAAGAGGCACAACCATCATCTCCGAATTTTCGGGGATTGGGGCCAGGTATGTTCAAGGGAGGGGCCGTAACACTTCAGGACCTGGCCGACGGGTTGTCGTCTTCCATGCAGCGTACGGTGCTGGACAAGACCGGAATCGCCGGCAAGTACGATATCGATCTCAAATGGAATCCTGGGGAAGGAGAGGCTGCCGATGTCTCCGCGGATGCAGGGCCGACTCTCTTTACCGCCCTGCAGGAGCAACTCGGCTTAAAACTCCAACCGACAAAGGGGCCAGTCGAGACCCTGGTGATCGATGCTGTCGAAAAACCTTCAAAAAATTAG
- a CDS encoding TIGR03435 family protein, which translates to MKKMILWIIAFLTLSGSALFAQDITGAWQGTLAPPNGKELRLVLTISKDDGKLRAVMNSIDQGGQPFKASSVTFVDSTLKIELIMGNYEGKLSTDGKSIAGSWIQGSPLPLNLARATKETAWEIPAPPAPPKLMAADANPAFDVATIKPNNSGGPSMQGLFVRGRNFTIRNGSLGDLIAFAYNVQMKQIIGGPDWADKDRYDIDGVPDQEGVPNDKQLRNMMRKLLTDRFKLTFHHDKRELSAFVLTVGKDGQKLTPTQLNGPLPGFGMRPGSGGVTLNVINSTMEDFTSFMQMLVLDRPVVDQTAITGRYDFKFTFTPDDSQFNGHPPKLPPQTDATETAPDLFQALQAQAGLKLEAKKTPVDVIVIDKVEKPSAN; encoded by the coding sequence ATGAAGAAGATGATTCTGTGGATCATCGCGTTCTTAACGTTATCGGGGAGCGCGTTGTTCGCTCAGGACATTACCGGCGCATGGCAGGGGACGCTGGCGCCGCCGAACGGAAAAGAACTGCGACTCGTTCTGACCATCTCGAAGGACGACGGCAAGTTGAGAGCTGTTATGAACAGCATCGATCAGGGAGGACAGCCCTTCAAGGCTTCGTCTGTCACCTTCGTAGATTCAACCCTGAAGATCGAACTGATCATGGGCAATTATGAAGGCAAGCTCAGCACGGACGGAAAGTCGATCGCAGGAAGTTGGATACAGGGCAGTCCGCTACCGCTGAACCTGGCTCGAGCGACCAAGGAAACAGCGTGGGAGATTCCAGCACCTCCGGCACCCCCAAAGTTGATGGCGGCAGATGCGAACCCAGCGTTTGACGTAGCGACCATTAAGCCAAACAACTCCGGAGGCCCGAGCATGCAAGGGCTTTTCGTGAGAGGGCGCAACTTTACCATTCGCAACGGCTCGCTGGGTGATCTCATCGCGTTTGCTTACAACGTCCAGATGAAACAAATCATAGGTGGCCCCGATTGGGCGGACAAAGACCGGTACGACATCGATGGTGTGCCCGACCAGGAGGGCGTACCTAACGATAAGCAGCTAAGAAACATGATGCGAAAACTGCTGACGGATCGCTTCAAGCTGACCTTCCATCACGATAAGCGAGAGCTTTCGGCCTTCGTGCTTACGGTAGGAAAAGATGGACAAAAGCTGACGCCGACGCAGTTGAACGGTCCACTCCCTGGATTTGGTATGCGACCAGGATCCGGCGGTGTAACGCTGAACGTAATCAATTCGACGATGGAAGATTTTACGAGTTTCATGCAGATGCTCGTGTTGGATCGCCCTGTAGTAGATCAGACAGCCATTACAGGCAGGTACGACTTCAAGTTCACATTCACACCTGATGACTCGCAGTTCAACGGTCATCCACCGAAGTTGCCGCCGCAGACCGATGCGACAGAAACTGCTCCCGATCTCTTTCAAGCCCTGCAAGCTCAGGCAGGCCTGAAGTTAGAGGCTAAGAAGACTCCCGTCGACGTGATCGTTATCGATAAAGTGGAGAAGCCCTCGGCAAATTAG
- a CDS encoding copper homeostasis protein CutC, with the protein MRKIVFELCAESIQACLAAREGGADRIELCSALSEGGLTPSHGLIRAAVLRSELPVHVLLRPRGGDFLYTEDEFKLMQEDLSHARTLGATGFVLGILRADGTVDVERTRELVELAAPLEVTFHRAFDYTVALEQALEDILGTGCRRILTSGGEPDVLAGAGKLAQLVQQAAGRIEIAVGGGLRIKDAIALARSTGANHFHGSLRSSEASGMQHERNWVLEETDQFDGSSRFVVDVADVQAMIGNLRNA; encoded by the coding sequence ATGCGCAAGATTGTCTTCGAACTTTGTGCGGAGAGTATCCAGGCCTGCCTCGCAGCACGCGAAGGAGGGGCGGACCGCATCGAACTTTGCTCCGCGCTCAGTGAGGGCGGCCTCACACCCAGCCACGGTCTTATCCGTGCAGCGGTTCTGCGCAGCGAGCTCCCCGTGCATGTCCTGCTGCGGCCTCGCGGCGGCGACTTCCTCTATACGGAGGATGAGTTTAAGCTCATGCAGGAAGACCTCTCTCATGCACGCACCCTTGGAGCTACAGGTTTTGTCCTCGGTATTCTCCGTGCCGATGGCACGGTGGATGTCGAGCGTACCCGTGAACTCGTAGAGCTGGCTGCACCGCTGGAAGTCACGTTCCATCGGGCCTTTGACTACACCGTCGCTCTTGAGCAAGCCCTCGAAGATATCCTTGGCACAGGATGCAGACGTATTCTCACTTCGGGTGGTGAACCCGATGTTCTGGCGGGAGCCGGCAAGCTGGCGCAATTGGTACAGCAAGCTGCTGGACGAATTGAGATCGCTGTCGGGGGAGGTCTCCGCATCAAGGATGCAATCGCCCTCGCTCGATCTACTGGTGCGAACCATTTCCATGGTTCACTCCGCAGCAGCGAAGCCAGCGGAATGCAGCATGAGCGCAACTGGGTGCTGGAGGAAACAGACCAGTTTGATGGCTCATCCCGCTTCGTGGTGGACGTCGCGGACGTTCAGGCTATGATCGGCAATCTCCGCAACGCATAA